From the genome of Silurus meridionalis isolate SWU-2019-XX chromosome 12, ASM1480568v1, whole genome shotgun sequence, one region includes:
- the LOC124394353 gene encoding P2Y purinoceptor 14-like, whose translation MNYSNTSEPPSCGGSPRGNSTDFSTVFTRSALPVLYALICFAGLILNGLAAWIFFQVPSNSGMVVYLKNMVVADFLMLFSFPWRVANDLGLGGWYLRLVVCRYTAVLFYLGMYTGIIFMSLISLERYVKIVQSSSCSPGTCSLRAYTFLQQVNVARCLMILSWALMLLCMLPNTLLTNKPAAEGCSCMDLKSELGRRWHDISVHSVVAIFWVTLVFMSFCYSSIAWQVYSSYRRVRRGSSNASRKSNQSIFSLLAVFFVCFVPYHVCRIPYTLSQRFNTSLSTQTQFHLFQAKEATLLMASFNVCLDPLVYFLMCRTFRELLLHKLSAAEPNNGIASVTKRLSTSNL comes from the coding sequence ATGAACTACAGCAACACCTCTGAGCCCCCTAGCTGCGGAGGCAGTCCCCGTGGAAACAGCACAGACTTCAGCACTGTATTCACACGTAGCGCACTCCCAGTGCTCTATGCTCTGATCTGCTTTGCTGGTCTAATCTTAAATGGGTTGGCAGCATGGATCTTCTTCCAAGTACCCAGCAACTCAGGCATGGTGGTATACCTGAAGAACATGGTGGTGGCTGACTTTCTCATGTTGTTTTCTTTCCCTTGGCGTGTGGCCAATGACCTAGGCTTAGGTGGATGGTACCTGAGGCTGGTGGTGTGTCGCTACACAGCTGTGCTCTTCTACTTAGGCATGTATACAGGAATAATATTTATGAGCCTTATCAGCCTGGAGCGCTATGTCAAGATAGTGCAATCGTCCTCGTGCTCACCTGGGACTTGCTCTTTACGTGCCTACACTTTCCTGCAGCAGGTAAATGTAGCAAGATGTTTGATGATTCTGTCCTGGGCACTGATGCTGCTCTGCATGCTCCCCAACACACTGCTGACCAATAAGCCTGCAGCAGAGGGTTGCTCCTGTATGGACTTGAAGAGTGAACTTGGACGACGCTGGCATGACATCTCTGTCCACTCGGTTGTGGCCATCTTCTGGGTGACACTTGTGTTCATGTCTTTCTGCTATTCTTCCATAGCCTGGCAAGTGTACAGCTCCTACCGAAGAGTAAGGCGGGGCAGCAGTAATGCAAGCCGCAAGTCTAACCAAAGCATTTTTAGCTTGCTGGCAGTattttttgtctgctttgtgCCATATCATGTCTGCCGTATACCATATACACTAAGCCAGAGGTTCAACACCAGTCTTAGTACTCAAACCCAGTTTCATCTCTTCCAGGCCAAAGAGGCCACACTGTTAATGGCTTCATTTAATGTGTGTCTAGACCCCTTAGTCTACTTCCTCATGTGTAGGACGTTTCGAGAGTTGCTTCTGCATAAGCTGTCTGCCGCAGAACCTAATAATGGGATCGCCTCAGTTACCAAAAGACTAAGCACCAGCAATTTGTAA